One Natator depressus isolate rNatDep1 chromosome 5, rNatDep2.hap1, whole genome shotgun sequence DNA segment encodes these proteins:
- the C9orf72 gene encoding guanine nucleotide exchange factor C9orf72 homolog yields MSTLCPPPSPAVAKTEISLNGDSPLLAATFAYWDNILGPRVRHIWAPKTEQMLLSDGEITFLANHTLNGEILRNAESGAIDVKFFVLAEKGVIIVSLIFDGNWNGDRSTYGLSIILPQSELGFYLPLHRVCVDRLTNIIRKGRIWMHKERQEHFQKIVLESTERMEDQGQSIIPMLTGEVIPVMELLSSMKSHSVPEKIDISDTVLNDDDIGDSCHEGFLLNAISSHLQTCGCSVVVGSSAEKVNKIVRTLCLFLIPSERKCSRLCRNESSFKYESGLFVQGLLKDATGSFVLPYRQVMYAPYPTTHIDVDVNTVKQMPPCHEHIYNQRRYMRSELAAFWRANSDEEIAQDIAIHTDESFTPDLNVFQDVLHRDTLVKAFLEQVFHLKPGLSLRNTFLAQFLLVLHRKALTLIKYIEDDTQKGKKPFKSLRSLKIDLDLTAEGDLNIIMALAEKIKPGLHSFIFGRPFYTSVQERDVLMTF; encoded by the exons ATGTCAACTCTCTGTCCACCTCCTTCTCCTGCAGTTGCCAAGACAGAGATCTCATTGAATGGGGACTCACCATTACTAGCTGCTACTTTTGCCTACTGGGACAATATTCTTGGACCTAGAGTCAGACACATCTGGGCCCCAAAGACAGAACAGATgcttctcagtgatggagaaatAACTTTTCTTGCAAATCACACATTGAATGGGGAAATTCTTAGGAATGCAGAGAGTGGAGCAATAGATGTGAAGTTTTTTGTCTTGGCAGAAAAAGGAGTAATTATTGTGTCATTAATCTTTGATGGAAACTGGAATGGGGACAGAAGTACTTATGGACTATCAATTATACTTCCACAAAGTGAACTTGGCTTCTATCTTCCCCTTCACAGAGTGTGTGTTGATAGGTTAACGAATATTATAAGGAAAGGAAGAATATGGATGCATAAG GAGAGGCAAGAACATTTCCAGAAGATTGTCTTGGAAAGCACGGAGAGAATGGAGGATCAG GGCCAAAGCATCATTCCAATGCTGACAGGAGAAGTTATTCCTGTAATGGAACTTCTTTCATCTATGAAATCCCACAGTGTTCCAGAAAAAATAGAT ATAAGTGACACAGTGTTAAATGATGATGACATTGGGGACAGTTGCCATGAAGGTTTTCTCCTCAA TGCCATCAGTTCACACCTACAGACTTGTGGTTGCTCTGTGGTTGTAGGTAGCAGTGCAGAGAAAGTTAATAAG ATAGTGAGGACATTGTGTCTGTTTCTTATTCCATCAGAACGGAAGTGTTCCAGACTCTGTAGAAATGAATCTTCCTTCAAATATGAATCAGGACTCTTTGTACAAGGATTGCTCAAG GATGCAACTGGAAGCTTTGTGTTGCCCTACCGTCAAGTAATGTATGCTCCATATCCTACTACACATATAGATGTGGATGTCAACACAGTGAAGCAGATGCCTCCTTGCCATGAACATATCTATAACCAACGGCGATACATGAGGTCCGAGCTGGCAGCATTTTGGAGAGCCAATTCAGATGAAGAGATAGCTCAGGATATCGCTATCCACACAGATGAAAGCTTCACTCCTGATTT GAATGTTTTTCAAGATGTCCTGCATCGTGATACGTTAGTAAAAGCCTTCCTGGAGCAG GTCTTTCATTTGAAACCTGGCTTGTCTCTGAGGAATACTTTCCTTGCCCAGTTTCTGCTGGTCCTTCATAGAAAAGCCTTAACTCTCATAAAGTACATAGAGGATGATAC GCAGAAaggaaaaaagccttttaagtCTCTCCGTAGCTTAAAAATAGACCTTGACTTAACAGCAGAGGGCGATCTTAACATAATAATGGCTTTAGCTGAGAAGATCAAACCTGGTCTACATTCCTTTATCTTTGGGAGACCCTTCTACACTAGTGTACAAGAACGGGATGTACTAATGACATTTTAA